The genomic region TCCAAGATTCCGGACCTCGCGATCGGAGGTTCTTGCGTTTTGCAAACGTTGAGACAAAAACAAACAAAGAATAGTAAAACGAGTTTTTTCGAGGAAAGTAGAATGTGGTGAAAAACGCGCTCGAACGTTTTTACTTTCCAAAACGAATTCCGATCTTTCCGCGAAAACATAGAGGAAGAATCTTTTCCGAATTCGAATAGGGTTCAAATTCTTTTTATCTTTTAGGTAAGAATTGATTTTATTTCTTTCCCGTTTTTGTCCCCATTCTCGAGCGTAAGCGATTTATAATAAGAGTCCGAGTTTTCAATTGGAAACGTTTTGACCCTGTGCAAGACCGAAAAAGTCCGCAAAGAGACAGAATTTGCTTCTTGTTTCCCAGAATATTGTATAAAAAAGATAGAATATTCTCCTAAATCCCGGAATTATATCCAATATAACGAATTTTTAGTTGACTATAACGAGAAAAGTCTCTTTTTTGGTAAAAAATTTCTAAAAAGGAGGCTTTGGGTGAAAAGCTTTATTACTCAGATAACAACAGGAGCCCTTTTACTCTGTACTTTTACGATTGCCTTGTTCCCTCAGGACACGAAGAAGGAAAAACCAAAAACCGAGTCCGCTCCCATTCTCAACCTAGATCCCCCTTCCGATGTGAAATACGAAGATCAACCGAACGATGGAAAAGGGATTCCGGAAATTCAGCAGGAGCTCGCAAAGGAAGAACCGTATAAAAGTCCCTACAAAGGAAAACTTCCCGGCGAATTTATGAAGTCCATGCTTCTTTCTCCGGACCACCAAGACGCGGTTCGTAAAGTGGATCGTCTTTGGCTCGGCGATATTTTCCGCGTGGGTTTTCAAATCCGTCCCCGTTTTGATTACAGCCACAACGCGGATTTTGATAAGCGAACTCTGGATGATAGGAACTACGCGACTCAGAATTCGCAGGTTTCGTTTATCATAGATCCGAATCAGTATGTGGCCGCAAAGGTTACGATCCAAGACGTTCGCGTTTTCGGGGGTGAACAATCCAGAAAGGACGGACAACTCGGTTACTTGGGTCTTTCCAACTCGGCCGGTGTGGAGCTCAGCGCGGCGCCCACTGCCACGAACTCGGTCAGTATCAAAAACAACACGGATCTTCGGGAAGGTTTTATCCAACTTAAAAACTTCGCGGAAGGTTTCGAAGTGTATCTCGGAAGACAGATCTTCGGTTTCGGCGATAACAGATACATCGGAGGAAGAAACGACGGTCAGACCGGTAACTCTTTCGACGGTGCGAGAGTGAAATACAATTCCAAACATTTCAACTCGGAAGCCTTTACTTCCATTATAGCGGAAGACTCGAACGCCGGTAGCGGTAACAACACCGCGAACGGAGTCAAACGCGGAACCGTAAACGACACTTATCTTTCCGGTTTATACAACACGTTGAAGTTCGAAGACTTCCTTGTGGATCTTTACTACTTTAACATCGACAAAAAATGGGAGCAAGGGCCGACCCCCACTTCCAGTTTGGACAGAACCAGACAAAGAGACGATTTAAACACGGTCGGATTTCGTTTAACAAACAGAACGGATAGCAACCGTTTGCCGAAAACGAAGGCTTGGGACTGGACGCTCGAAGGTTCTTGGCAATACGGCTTTAACGGTCAAAGAGTCAACGCGGGTTGGGACACTTTCAAACAAACCGTGGACGGTAAGTCGACTTCTCAAAGAATTTATACCCAAAACGTGGAATACGACGCGAAGTATTTTATCGCTCAGACGGGTTATACTTTCTTCGATCGTTTTCGCGTAGGTCTTCAATACTCGATCGGTTCCGGAGATCCGAACAGAACGGACAACAAGGTAGCGACTTATGACGCTTCCTTTGCGACAAGATCGGGAGGATTTCCTTACTTCGATTCCGGAAACGGTATCGTAAACGCGACGTTCTGGTCGAACACGAGAACCAAGTCCATCCATTTGATGTATAACTCTCCGAATTACGGAAGATTCATCTTCGTCGCATACGACGTCCAAAAAGCGTCCGTAAACGACGCTTGGTATTCTTCGGGTGGAGCGGCTAACACCGGTTTGACGACCGAGAATAACACCGGTGCGGCTTTCGGCGGTTACAAACTCGGAGAAAGAGGCGGTAAACGTCTTTTCTACGAATTCGATTTGATCTATCAATTCTACCTCAAGGACTACGTTTCGATTTGGACGGGCGGTTCTTATCTTCTCGCCGGAGATTCGGTTAGAAACGCGAGAGTCAATCCTTGGGCTCCGAACGTAAACGACAGATACACGTTGGACAATAAGTCCTACAGCTTCTTTCTTTTCGTTCAGTTCGCAATGTGATTCATAAAATTAGAAGTTAGGAAACCAACACATGAAAACAAAAATTCTGAAAACAACCGCAATCGTCTTTCTTATGACGGTCGCAAACTTGGGGCTTTTCGCAAAAGACGTAAATCTTCTCAACGTATCCTACGATCCGACACGAGAATTATACGCGGAATACAACAAACTTTTCGCAAACTATTGGAAATCCAAAACCGGAGACGACGTAAGGGTCAACCAATCCCACGGCGGTAGCGGTAAACAAGCAAGATCCGTGATCGACGGACTCGAAGCGGACATCGTTACTCTTGCGCTCGCTTACGACATCGACATCATCGCTTCCAAAGGATTGATCGCGAGAGATTGGTTGAAAAGTCTTCCGAACAACAGCACGCCCTACACTTCCACGATCGTATTCGTGGTAAGAAAGGGAAATCCTAAGAACATCAAAGACTGGGACGATCTCGTAAGAAACAAAGTGAGCGTGATTACTCCGAACCCGAAAACTAGCGGGGGCGCGCGTTGGAATTATCTCGCTGCTTGGGCTTTCGCACAAAAGAAGTTCAACAACGATAACGGCAAAGTTCAAGACTTTATAAAAACGTTATATAAGAACGTTCCCGTTCTCGATTCTGGTGCGAGAGGTTCGAGCAACACGTTCGCACAAAACGGAATCGGCGACGTGCTGATCGCTTGGGAAAACGAATCCTTTCTGATTCTCGAAGAATTCGGTAAAGACAAATACGAAGTCGTAATTCCTTCCCTGAGCATTCTCGCGGAACCTCCGGTAGCGATCGTGGAAAAGAACGCGGAAAAACACGGAACATTGGATACCGCAAAGGCGTATCTCAAGTCGCTCTATTCGGACGCGGCTCAAGAGATCATCGCGAAACACGGTTATCGTCCGAGAAATCCTGCGATTCTCAAAAAATACGAAAGTAAGTTTCCGAAGTTGGACCTCATCACGGTGGACGGACATTTCGGCGGATGGCATAAGGCGCAAAAAGATCATTTTGCCGACGGCGCCTCCTTCGACCAACTCTACGTGAAATAAATCGTCGGAAAAGAAGGAAGAAAATCCCGCCGCAACGCGGGATTTTCTTTGATTCTCCCATTTTTAAAGCCGGGATCTTTCCTTGTAAGAGTTCCCACACTCGCCAAAGAATCCGAGGTTTCAGGCCAAAATATCATACAAAATTCTTTACTTATAGACAAAGGCTCAAAATATTGGATCAAATTATCTAATAAATTAGATTTCTGTTCACTTTGTTGTAGGAAAGACCAAAGGAAGAAAACGAATGAAATCCAAATCCACTCGAATTTATATTCTCGCGACCGCCTTGTTTTTAGTTTCGGCTTCCTTGTTCTCGGAAACCAAACTCTTAAACGTTTCTTATGATCCGACAAGAGAATTGTATACCCAGATCAACAAACTCTTCATCGCTCATTGGAAAAAACAAACCGGCGAAGACTTAGTCATCAATCAATCCCACGGCGGTTCCGGCAAACAAGCAAGAGCCGTAATCGACGGACTCGAAGCCGACGTCGTAACACTTGCGCTCGCGCAGGACATCGAAGCGATCGCTGAAAAATCGAAACTCCTTTCCACCGATTGGGAAAAACTTCTTCCGCATCAAAGTTCTCCTTACACGTCCACGATCGTATTTTTGGTTCGTAAAGGAAATCCGAAAGGAATCAAGGACTGGGACGATCTCGTAAAACCGGGCGTGGGAATCATCACTCCGAATCCGAAAACGGGCGGAGGCGCGCGCTGGAATTATCTCGCGGCTTGGGGTTATGCTAAGGAAAAATACGGCTCCGAAGAAAAGGCAAAAGACTTTATAAAAAAATTATATTCAAATGTTCTTGTATTGGATTCAGGAGCGAGAGGCTCTTTGACCACTTTCGTTCAAAGAGAAATCGGAGACGTTTTGATCTCCTGGGAAAACGAAGCTCATCTCGCTTTACAGGAAACGGCCAAGAATCAGAATTCTTCCGTTGAAATCGTTTTTCCTTCGGTCAGCATTTTAGCCGAACCGTCCGTCGCGGTGGTTACTAAAAACGCCGAAAAACACAACACATTGAAAGTATCCGAAAGTTATCTTAAGTTTTTATACACGCCGGAAGGACAGGAAGTAATCGCGAAAAATTACTACCGCCCCACCGATGTGAAAGTCGCGACCAAGTATAAAAGTTTATTCAAGAATTTGAAACTGTTCACGATCCGAGACGTCGCAGGGAACTGGAAGAACGCCCAGGAAAAACATTTCGTGGACGGAGCGATCTTCGATCAGATTTCGGCTAAATAAGAATTCGTTTCACTAAAGAGAAAACCTTGTCTACTTTGAATTTTAGAACCAAACCCTACGGAAAAACCGCTTTCGGAATCACGATCGGCGTCACTGTCACTTACTTAAGTTTGATCGTACTGATTCCGTTAGGCGCTCTTTTTCTGAAAAGTTCCGGAATCGGTTGGGAAGGTTTTTGGAAACTTCTTACCAACGATCGGATTCTTGCGGCTCTTTACTTGAGTTTCGGAGCCGGAGCCGTGGCGGCTCTGATCAATCTTGTGATCGGCTTTTTATTCGCTTGGGTTTTGGTTCGTTATGATTTTCCGGGCAAGTCCCTTCTCGATTCGCTCGTCGATCTTCCGTTTACGCTGCCGACCGCGGTCGCGGGGATCGCACTTACTACGATCTACACACAAAACGGAATTATAGGAAAATTATTCGCACCTTACGACATCAAGATCGCATACACTCCGATCGGAATCGTAATCGCACTCGTTTTTATCGGCTTTCCTTTTGTGGTAAGAACGGTTCAACCCGTTTTGGAAGAATTCCCAAAGGAACTCGAAGAATCCGCGTATTGTTTGGGCGCGAACCGATGGCAGATTTTCAGAAGAATTATTTTTCCGGAACTTCTTCCTCCTTTGATAACCGGCGCGGCGATGGCTTTCGCAAGAGGAATCGGAGAATACGGATCGGTGGTGTTCATTTCGGGAAACCTTCCGGGGAAAACGGAAATTCTTCCCTTATTGATCGTAACCAAACTCGAACAATATCAATACGAGGAGGCGACCGGAATCGCGTTTATCATGCTCGTAATCTCCTTTAGTATATTATTAGGTATTAATATTCTTCAGACGGTTTCTGCAAGGAGAAAGGGATGAGACAGGAATCCTTACTCGTTCGAATCATTCTCATCGGAACCGTGCTTTTATTGACGGCTCTGATTTTGATTCTTCCCATCTATACGGTGTTTCACGAAGCTCTTTCCAAAGGTTGGAGCGCCTATCTCGAGGGAATTCAGGAACCCGACACGATTTCCGCGCTGAAGTTGACTCTTCTCGTGGTTTCGATCGCGGTTCCTTTGAATACGATCTTCGGAATCGTATCCGCGCTTTCGATCACACGTTTCGACTTTCCGGGTAAAAGCTGGCTTTTAACGATCATCGATTCTCCGTTTTCGGTTTCGCCAGTGATCTCCGGTTTGATCTTCATTCTTCTTTTCGGAAGACAAGGTTGGTTCGGTCCTTGGTTGGAACAAGCCGATATCAAAATCGTATTCAACACGCCGGGTTTGATCCTTGCGACCGTATTCATCACGCTTCCCTTTGTGGCGAGAGAATTGATTCCGCTTCTTGAATCGACTGGAATCGAAGAGGAAGAAGCGGGCCTCTTACTCGGCGCGTCCCCGATGAAGGTATTTTTTAAGATCGTAGCGCCCGGAATCAAATACGGATTGTTATACGGAATCATTCTTTGTAACGCAAGGGCGATGGGAGAATTCGGGGCCGTCTCCGTTTTATCCGGACATATCCGGGGACAAACGAACACTCTTCCCTTGCAGATCGAAGTTCTTTACAACGAATACAATTCCGTGGCCGCATTTTCCGCGGCGTCTCTGCTCGTTTTCTTATCGTTAATCACGCTCGTTGCGAAACAGATTCTGGAAAGAAAAATCAAAATCACTAAAAAAGAAGAATTGCTCCAAGAGGAGGCGTAGTCATGGCAATAGAAGTTAAGAATATTATAAAACGCTTTGGTAGTTTCACCGCCATCGACAATCTTTCTTTGGAAGTTCCGGCGGGGGAATTGGTCGCGCTTTTGGGTCCTTCCGGTTCCGGTAAAACGACCCTGCTTAGAATCATCGCCGGACTCGAAGACGCGGACGAGGGTCAGGTGATCTTCGAAGGCCAAGAAGTCGGAAAGAAAAACGCAAAGGACCGCGGAGTCGGATTCGTTTTTCAACACTACGCCCTTTTCAGACACATGACGATTTTTGAAAACATCGCCTTCGGTCTCGAAGTGAGAAAAAAATCCGAAAGACCGAGCAAGCAAGCGATTCGAGACAAAGTGATGAGTCTTTTAAAACTCGTTCAACTCGAGAATTTTCACAACCGATATCCTTCCGAACTTTCCGGCGGACAAAGACAAAGGATCGCACTCGCAAGAGCGCTCGCCATCGAACCTCGTTTTTTACTGTTAGACGAACCCTTCGGAGCCTTGGACGCAAAGGTAAGAAAGGAACTAAGAAATTGGCTGAGAAGACTTCACGACGAAATTCATATCACAAGCGTGTTCGTAACGCACGATCAAGAAGAAGCTCTCGAAGTTTCGGACAAGGTAGTCATTCTTAAATCCGGAAAAATCGAACAGGTCGGAACTCCGGACGAGGTTTACAATCATCCGAAAAATTCTTTCGTGTTTCACTTTCTCGGAGACGTGAATCTTTTTCACGGAAGAGTTCAAGGCGGACAAACACAACTCGGCGAAATCAAAGTGGACGCGCCCGAACACGCGGAAGTTGAGAACGCAAACGCGGTCGGTTATGTTCGACCTTACGACGTTGAAATTTTAAGAGCGCCGATCGAGGCGCAAACGATTCCCGCGGAGATTCAGTATATTCATTCCACGGGAAGAACGGTGAAGATCGATCTCAAACGTTTGGATACGGGCGCCATTCTGGAATCGCAATTAAACTCCTCCGAGTTTCAAGCCTTGAATCTGCTTCCGGGTGAAACGGTTCACATTCGTTTTAAAAAAGTGAAAGTTTACGTGGAAGATTATACGATCTGATTCAAGAAGAATTTCGATTCGATATTCGTTTGTCGGAACAAATATCGACTGCTTTTTCAAGATGACAGGACGATCTACTTTTTAACCGAAGAATCTTTCGTCTTGTTCGCTTTCTCTTTATCGTTTCGAGCGGGTTTCGTGACTCCGTTTTCGATCAAAATACAATCCGCTTCAAAGTAAGAATGATCGGCTTGATCGTGCGAAACCACGACCACGGGGACCTGAAAGAGCCTTTGGATCTTTTTCAATTCCGATTTCATCTTATCCTTCAACTCCGAGTTCAGAGCCGCAAACGGTTCGTCGAGTAACAAAAGTTCCGGTTTCCGAATCAAGGCCCTTGCCAAAGCGACTCTTTGTTTTTGCCCCCCCGAAAGATTTTTCGGATACGCATCCGATACGTTTTGTATTTCAAAGATTTCTAATATTTCATCCACCAAAGCGCGATCCGATTCCGACAAACGAAAGGAAAACGTTCCCTTAAGCGGAAATTCCAAATTCTTACGAACGTTCAAATGGGGAAAAAGTGAATAGTTTTGAGGAAGATAACCTACGTTTCTTTTTTGAGGAGGAAAATCGATTCCGCTGTCGGAATCAAAAAAAACCTCGTCGCCGAGAACGATTCTCCCGTGATCGGGTTGGATCAACCCCGAGATCGTTTTCAGAGTTAAGGTTTTTCCCGCGCCGGAAGGTCCGTAGATAAACAAAAAATCCCGAATCGATCGAAAATCAAGATCGAGAAAAAATCTTCTTTTACGATCGATTAAGGTTTTTTGAATATGAACGAAGAGGGACACTAAGGTTTTCCGAAATGATACTGTTCGAAAATTTTCTTCGCCGTAGGAGAGGACAAAAATTCCAAAAACAACTTCGCTTCGGATAAATTCGCGCTCTGTGCGACCGCGATCGCGGGATACAAAATCGGTTTCGTTTTTAGATCGGAGATCGCGATTTTCACCTTGTCCTTAAAAAGAATCGCGTCCGTTTTATATACGAAGCCCGCGTCCACTTCTCCTCGCGAAACGTAATCCAAAACCTGTCTTACGTTCTCGGCGGGGATCCATTTTTTCTCCAAGGTCTCGTCCCAACCTTCCGTATCCAACGCTTCTCTCGCGTATTTTCCGGCAGGAACCGTCGCCGGATTTCCGAAAGAAATCTTCTGAACCGTTTCCTTTTTCAAATCGGAGATTTTTTTCAGATCCGATTTCGAATCGATCGGAACGATCAAAACCAAAACGTTCTTTACGAAATTCTTTCTTGTGGAAACGTCGAAAAGATTTTTTTCCAAACCCTTATCCACGCTTTCCTGATCGGCGGACGCGAACACGTCCGCGGGAGCTCCGTTTGCGATCTGCTGTAAAAGAATGCCCGAAGCGGCAAAGTTAAAAACTACCTTTACGGAATGTTTCTTTTCGAATTCCTTTCCGATCTCGTCGAAGGCCTGCGTCAAACTAGACGCCGCCGAAACTAAAATTTGTTTTTCCCCTCCGAAAAGCGGAGAAAGGCAAAACATCAGAACCAAAATTGCAGCGATTCGAAGTCGTTTCATAATATTCTATTTTCCTTATATACCAATCACCAATGCGATTTTTTTAACACGCCGTTCGACACCGTCAAAATCAAAACGGACAATACCGATGTTAAAATTACCAAATAAAACGCGATCGAATCGTTTCCGGATTGTACACTATCGTATATCGCAAGCGAAAGTGTTTGTGTTCTTTTGGGAATATTTCCGGCGATCATCAGAGTCGCTCCGAATTCTCCCATTCCTCTTGCGAAAGCAAGCATGGCCCCCGCGAGAATTCCCCTCCAGGATAAGGGCAATAACACTTCCCAAAAAATTCCGATATTCCCTTTTCCTAATGTTTTTGCTGTGTCCTCGTAATCCGCGTCCAAGTCCTCGAAGGATGCGAGCGCGGATTTATAAACCAACGGAAAGGAAACGACGATCGAAGCGATGACCGCCCCGGACCAATGAAATAAAAAACTGAAACGAAACGTTTCCAATAGAAAGGAACCGAAAATTCCGCGTCTTCCCAATAACACCAAAAGATAATATCCGAGAACTGTGGGAGGCAATACGAGCGGCAGGGTAAGAATCGAATCGAGAATTCCCTTCCCGAAAAATTTCCATCGAGAGATAAAATAAGCCGCGAGCACTCCGAACACGATAGCGATCAAAGTGGAAAACGCGCTCACGATCAAAGTAAGCAGAATCGGATGGCGCATCGTTTCCCAATCGAGTTCGGTCATGCACGGATATTAATCCGAAAATCGTTTCGAGGTCAAGAAGAGAAGAAGATCCTCGGAGCTAATTCGGAGAAAGATATTGCCTATTCCTCGATTCACAAACGGATTTTAAAAAGAATACAACGAAATAAAATTCTTCTTTTACTTTCAGGGCTTCCGTGTTTTTTGAAATCAATCGATATGAATTCAAAAATCGCGGACATCAGAACAAGTTATACTCTATCCTCTTTGGACATCGAAGACACGGGAAACGATCCGATCGTATTCTTTCAAAAATGGTTTCAAGAAGCGGTCTTGTCCGAAGTTTTCGAAGTCAACGCGATGACTCTTGCCACCGCCACAAAGGACGGAATCCCCGACGCAAGAACCGTTCTTCTCAAAGGTATTACGAACGATTCTTTTCTTTTTTATACGAACTACGAAAGTAGAAAGGGAAAGGAGTTGGAGGAGAATCCGAAGGCTTGTCTCGTTTTCTTTTGGTCCGAACTCGAAAGACAAATTCGAATCGAAGGAAACGTCACCAAGGTTTCCAAGGAAGAATCGGAAGAATATTTTCATTCTAGACCGAGAGAGTCGCAGATCGGTGCGGTCGCTTCTCCTCAGAGTCAAAAAATTCCCGATCGAAAATTTTTAGAGGAACGTTTCGCGAAACTTTCGAAAGAATTCGAAGGAAAAGAAGTGGAGTTACCGAATCACTGGGGCGGTTACGCGGTCCAACCGATTCGTATCGAGTTTTGGCAAGGACGTTCGAGCCGCTTGCACGATCGCATCGTCTTCGAAAAGAAATCGGATTCTTCTTGGGATAAATTCAGAGTCGCTCCCTAATTCGCGATCCATAGAGAGCGAATTAGCCATTGGTAGCGAAGCGTTCAACCAATGGTTCCAAACGAAGTTTGGAAAATCTTCAGTTCGAAGAAAGAATCAGTTTCAAGGATTCAATCCTTTTTTGATCGATTGTTTGTCGGACCAATTTCGATAAAATACTCGCTTTTTTAGGACGTTCCTGCCGTAATCCCCGTTCTTTAAATCCAAAAGGAACGTTTTTAGGGATAAAACAGGTCCATCCAAATGTTAGAATTTCACGAAGAATATCTGTCGGGAGATTTCGTTTTGAAAAAGTTAATTCCATTCATTCTCACCTTGTCGTTGTTATTCGCTCTGGGCTGCGGTAAAAAAAGCGACGCGCCTAAAGACGCAAACGCGTCCGGAGAAGTAGCATCCAGATCCGTATCCGGAATGACCGATCAATTGGCAAAAGGCGCGCCGATGCCGGAAGCCGAAAAAAAATCCGCAGCGGACGAAGACGTTTAT from Leptospira kmetyi serovar Malaysia str. Bejo-Iso9 harbors:
- a CDS encoding alginate export family protein, with amino-acid sequence MTTGALLLCTFTIALFPQDTKKEKPKTESAPILNLDPPSDVKYEDQPNDGKGIPEIQQELAKEEPYKSPYKGKLPGEFMKSMLLSPDHQDAVRKVDRLWLGDIFRVGFQIRPRFDYSHNADFDKRTLDDRNYATQNSQVSFIIDPNQYVAAKVTIQDVRVFGGEQSRKDGQLGYLGLSNSAGVELSAAPTATNSVSIKNNTDLREGFIQLKNFAEGFEVYLGRQIFGFGDNRYIGGRNDGQTGNSFDGARVKYNSKHFNSEAFTSIIAEDSNAGSGNNTANGVKRGTVNDTYLSGLYNTLKFEDFLVDLYYFNIDKKWEQGPTPTSSLDRTRQRDDLNTVGFRLTNRTDSNRLPKTKAWDWTLEGSWQYGFNGQRVNAGWDTFKQTVDGKSTSQRIYTQNVEYDAKYFIAQTGYTFFDRFRVGLQYSIGSGDPNRTDNKVATYDASFATRSGGFPYFDSGNGIVNATFWSNTRTKSIHLMYNSPNYGRFIFVAYDVQKASVNDAWYSSGGAANTGLTTENNTGAAFGGYKLGERGGKRLFYEFDLIYQFYLKDYVSIWTGGSYLLAGDSVRNARVNPWAPNVNDRYTLDNKSYSFFLFVQFAM
- a CDS encoding sulfate ABC transporter substrate-binding protein, whose product is MKTKILKTTAIVFLMTVANLGLFAKDVNLLNVSYDPTRELYAEYNKLFANYWKSKTGDDVRVNQSHGGSGKQARSVIDGLEADIVTLALAYDIDIIASKGLIARDWLKSLPNNSTPYTSTIVFVVRKGNPKNIKDWDDLVRNKVSVITPNPKTSGGARWNYLAAWAFAQKKFNNDNGKVQDFIKTLYKNVPVLDSGARGSSNTFAQNGIGDVLIAWENESFLILEEFGKDKYEVVIPSLSILAEPPVAIVEKNAEKHGTLDTAKAYLKSLYSDAAQEIIAKHGYRPRNPAILKKYESKFPKLDLITVDGHFGGWHKAQKDHFADGASFDQLYVK
- a CDS encoding sulfate ABC transporter substrate-binding protein; this translates as MKSKSTRIYILATALFLVSASLFSETKLLNVSYDPTRELYTQINKLFIAHWKKQTGEDLVINQSHGGSGKQARAVIDGLEADVVTLALAQDIEAIAEKSKLLSTDWEKLLPHQSSPYTSTIVFLVRKGNPKGIKDWDDLVKPGVGIITPNPKTGGGARWNYLAAWGYAKEKYGSEEKAKDFIKKLYSNVLVLDSGARGSLTTFVQREIGDVLISWENEAHLALQETAKNQNSSVEIVFPSVSILAEPSVAVVTKNAEKHNTLKVSESYLKFLYTPEGQEVIAKNYYRPTDVKVATKYKSLFKNLKLFTIRDVAGNWKNAQEKHFVDGAIFDQISAK
- the cysT gene encoding sulfate ABC transporter permease subunit CysT, which produces MSTLNFRTKPYGKTAFGITIGVTVTYLSLIVLIPLGALFLKSSGIGWEGFWKLLTNDRILAALYLSFGAGAVAALINLVIGFLFAWVLVRYDFPGKSLLDSLVDLPFTLPTAVAGIALTTIYTQNGIIGKLFAPYDIKIAYTPIGIVIALVFIGFPFVVRTVQPVLEEFPKELEESAYCLGANRWQIFRRIIFPELLPPLITGAAMAFARGIGEYGSVVFISGNLPGKTEILPLLIVTKLEQYQYEEATGIAFIMLVISFSILLGINILQTVSARRKG
- the cysW gene encoding sulfate ABC transporter permease subunit CysW, translated to MRQESLLVRIILIGTVLLLTALILILPIYTVFHEALSKGWSAYLEGIQEPDTISALKLTLLVVSIAVPLNTIFGIVSALSITRFDFPGKSWLLTIIDSPFSVSPVISGLIFILLFGRQGWFGPWLEQADIKIVFNTPGLILATVFITLPFVARELIPLLESTGIEEEEAGLLLGASPMKVFFKIVAPGIKYGLLYGIILCNARAMGEFGAVSVLSGHIRGQTNTLPLQIEVLYNEYNSVAAFSAASLLVFLSLITLVAKQILERKIKITKKEELLQEEA
- a CDS encoding sulfate/molybdate ABC transporter ATP-binding protein, which translates into the protein MAIEVKNIIKRFGSFTAIDNLSLEVPAGELVALLGPSGSGKTTLLRIIAGLEDADEGQVIFEGQEVGKKNAKDRGVGFVFQHYALFRHMTIFENIAFGLEVRKKSERPSKQAIRDKVMSLLKLVQLENFHNRYPSELSGGQRQRIALARALAIEPRFLLLDEPFGALDAKVRKELRNWLRRLHDEIHITSVFVTHDQEEALEVSDKVVILKSGKIEQVGTPDEVYNHPKNSFVFHFLGDVNLFHGRVQGGQTQLGEIKVDAPEHAEVENANAVGYVRPYDVEILRAPIEAQTIPAEIQYIHSTGRTVKIDLKRLDTGAILESQLNSSEFQALNLLPGETVHIRFKKVKVYVEDYTI
- a CDS encoding ATP-binding cassette domain-containing protein, producing MSLFVHIQKTLIDRKRRFFLDLDFRSIRDFLFIYGPSGAGKTLTLKTISGLIQPDHGRIVLGDEVFFDSDSGIDFPPQKRNVGYLPQNYSLFPHLNVRKNLEFPLKGTFSFRLSESDRALVDEILEIFEIQNVSDAYPKNLSGGQKQRVALARALIRKPELLLLDEPFAALNSELKDKMKSELKKIQRLFQVPVVVVSHDQADHSYFEADCILIENGVTKPARNDKEKANKTKDSSVKK
- the modA gene encoding molybdate ABC transporter substrate-binding protein codes for the protein MKRLRIAAILVLMFCLSPLFGGEKQILVSAASSLTQAFDEIGKEFEKKHSVKVVFNFAASGILLQQIANGAPADVFASADQESVDKGLEKNLFDVSTRKNFVKNVLVLIVPIDSKSDLKKISDLKKETVQKISFGNPATVPAGKYAREALDTEGWDETLEKKWIPAENVRQVLDYVSRGEVDAGFVYKTDAILFKDKVKIAISDLKTKPILYPAIAVAQSANLSEAKLFLEFLSSPTAKKIFEQYHFGKP
- the modB gene encoding molybdate ABC transporter permease subunit, yielding MTELDWETMRHPILLTLIVSAFSTLIAIVFGVLAAYFISRWKFFGKGILDSILTLPLVLPPTVLGYYLLVLLGRRGIFGSFLLETFRFSFLFHWSGAVIASIVVSFPLVYKSALASFEDLDADYEDTAKTLGKGNIGIFWEVLLPLSWRGILAGAMLAFARGMGEFGATLMIAGNIPKRTQTLSLAIYDSVQSGNDSIAFYLVILTSVLSVLILTVSNGVLKKSHW
- the pdxH gene encoding pyridoxamine 5'-phosphate oxidase produces the protein MNSKIADIRTSYTLSSLDIEDTGNDPIVFFQKWFQEAVLSEVFEVNAMTLATATKDGIPDARTVLLKGITNDSFLFYTNYESRKGKELEENPKACLVFFWSELERQIRIEGNVTKVSKEESEEYFHSRPRESQIGAVASPQSQKIPDRKFLEERFAKLSKEFEGKEVELPNHWGGYAVQPIRIEFWQGRSSRLHDRIVFEKKSDSSWDKFRVAP